A portion of the Candidatus Latescibacter sp. genome contains these proteins:
- a CDS encoding two-component regulator propeller domain-containing protein — MKYLRLCSFLFLGLVIIPLVAYTQPKKDIQEVKPKKYFAPGNIWKGESVMETNWNKICEDPQGRIWFSGGDHWGTDRTNNPDRYERPWGYGNTMVSYYDPKADKVTEVFNLDMESAIFSNAETPGHGKIHANIQSDSKGNIWTAGYMGASYDHEFDNAYFPKSYAGGAVVRWDPRTKQVEYYGIPAPYGGLVALYFDEKRNTVHGFSVDRGRYWRVNITTRELKHYETNGRFGVREMIMDRDGMSYFANEFDGLTKFNPDTETFTDLDMKIPGLRSSCVTSKNVIYGISAEGFLWSYDTKTNKVEELGHVVASPKERVYTPNIALDESLGRLYMIAGGHGITLSGMPILTIYDIKAKKFYWPGKIDVDGCYGAVVGRDHKAYFSCYGYIRGMKNKEGKEVRGPMLVRYDPPISLEGLK, encoded by the coding sequence ATGAAATACCTAAGACTGTGTTCCTTTCTTTTCCTCGGCCTGGTGATTATACCGCTTGTCGCGTATACCCAGCCGAAGAAAGACATCCAGGAGGTTAAACCCAAAAAGTACTTCGCCCCCGGCAACATATGGAAGGGCGAAAGTGTCATGGAAACCAACTGGAACAAAATCTGCGAGGATCCGCAGGGCCGAATCTGGTTCAGCGGCGGCGACCACTGGGGAACGGATCGAACCAACAACCCGGACCGGTACGAGCGTCCCTGGGGCTACGGCAACACCATGGTTTCTTACTACGACCCCAAGGCCGATAAGGTTACCGAGGTATTTAATCTCGATATGGAGAGCGCGATCTTTTCCAATGCGGAAACTCCCGGCCATGGCAAGATTCACGCCAATATTCAGTCCGATTCAAAGGGTAATATCTGGACTGCCGGTTATATGGGCGCTTCCTATGACCACGAGTTTGATAATGCCTATTTCCCGAAAAGTTATGCCGGCGGAGCCGTTGTTAGATGGGATCCCCGGACCAAACAGGTGGAATATTACGGCATCCCCGCGCCCTATGGCGGACTGGTGGCGCTCTATTTCGACGAAAAACGGAATACCGTGCACGGCTTCTCGGTGGACCGCGGACGCTACTGGCGTGTCAACATTACCACCCGTGAGCTGAAGCACTACGAAACCAACGGAAGGTTCGGTGTCCGCGAGATGATCATGGACCGTGACGGCATGAGCTATTTCGCCAACGAATTCGACGGACTGACCAAATTCAATCCCGATACCGAAACATTCACCGATCTCGATATGAAAATCCCCGGCCTCCGCTCTTCCTGTGTGACCTCTAAGAATGTCATTTACGGCATTTCCGCCGAGGGATTCCTCTGGAGTTATGATACCAAAACCAACAAGGTCGAAGAACTGGGCCATGTGGTCGCCTCCCCCAAGGAAAGAGTTTATACACCGAACATTGCTCTCGATGAAAGCTTGGGCCGCCTCTACATGATCGCCGGCGGTCACGGCATCACCCTTTCAGGTATGCCGATCCTTACCATTTACGATATCAAGGCGAAAAAGTTTTACTGGCCGGGCAAGATCGATGTGGACGGCTGCTATGGAGCGGTGGTGGGGAGAGATCATAAGGCATACTTCTCCTGCTATGGATACATCAGGGGCATGAAAAATAAGGAAGGAAAGGAAGTCAGGGGACCCATGCTTGTCCGTTATGATCCACCCATAAGTCTGGAGGGTTTGAAATGA